The Runella slithyformis DSM 19594 genome segment GTTGGCAATGATTTCTGCACAGGTAAGTACGGCTTACTTTGCATACTGCATTGCCTCAAAAAGTCAGCCCTACTCAGGTTACTTGCTTTACTTTGTTTACTCAACAAGTCCCATTCAGCCTCTGTAAATCGTACTGTAAGTCGTTTATTCCTTACTTTGGTTTCGTCTTTTTTGGGGCGGCCATTTACTGGAATTTTCGATTTTTTGAGTTTAGATTTAAACCCTTCATCGACTCCTTCTACCCTTTTTTTGTCTGCCAAAAACATAACTTGCTTATTCTGATTTTAACCTTTAAAGTTTTTCCTTCGTTTCTAAGTTCTTTCCTCTTTATCGAACCCATTTTCGAGTTATCCCAATTCAAAAACAATATTAAATAAACTATTTTATTTATTTTAGCAACTTTAATATAAATTACCAAATTTATGTCGGCTCAAATCATCTGTGTACACACTTCCAAAGGAGGAACGGGAAAATCTACCATTACAACCATTTTAGCGTCTTACTTAACTTACGAATTGAGTAAACGGGTCTTGGTGATTGATGCTGATGCACCACAGTTTTCTATTGATAGCCTGCGTCATCGAGAACAAACCATTTACCAAAATATCAGCCAAAAATGTCAGGATTTTGATGAGGTCAAAAAAGCTCTTTTTGCTTCACAACTTTCAGTAGCTGACCAAGCCATTTATGAACGGTATCGCCATAATCAACAACGCCGCATTACTGATTTTTATCCGATTTATACCGTTGAGCAATCTGAATTAGACGAATTGGACATTGAGAAAATCAGTGATTCTTACGACTATGTTTTCTTTGATTTGGGTGGTCGGTTTGATGAAAGTATTGTTCGTACACTCCGTTTCGCCGATTTGGTTCTTGTCCCCTTTACCACGCAAAATATTGACGTGATGGCTTCCTTGGAATATTGTCTCACATTAGCCGACCACGTAAAGCAAGGTCATCTTTCCGATTCAACCCAATTTTATTGCTTTTGGAATAAATACAAGTTCACGTTTCAGAAAAAAGCTGAACTCATTGAATTGCAATTGAAAACCAAGTTTGCTGCCAAGGGCATTTCATTTGACTTTCTCGAAACTCGACTGAATGATGCCGATTCTGGCTTCGACCGTGCCAAGATGTGGACGACCATTTCATCTCCTATCCTATTCAAAGGTGGTCAGTATCTCAATGGCATTGCACGGTTTACGGAAGAAGTTATTAAGCTATCTAATTATCAAAATAGTTAAATATCCATGCCACAACTACCAGAAACACTCAAAACAACATTGCCCAAACAAAAGAAGGCAGAAAGCCAAACCCCTTCTGCCATCTCAGAAATGGACTTTGATGACGAAACCCTCAATCGGCGA includes the following:
- a CDS encoding plasmid mobilization protein produces the protein MFLADKKRVEGVDEGFKSKLKKSKIPVNGRPKKDETKVRNKRLTVRFTEAEWDLLSKQSKASNLSRADFLRQCSMQSKPYLPVQKSLPTDVLALLKNLEKLSGTMLQLSHKVSHEKDISVEIKQTALQVSNIVQRTYDYLEETL
- a CDS encoding ParA family protein; protein product: MSAQIICVHTSKGGTGKSTITTILASYLTYELSKRVLVIDADAPQFSIDSLRHREQTIYQNISQKCQDFDEVKKALFASQLSVADQAIYERYRHNQQRRITDFYPIYTVEQSELDELDIEKISDSYDYVFFDLGGRFDESIVRTLRFADLVLVPFTTQNIDVMASLEYCLTLADHVKQGHLSDSTQFYCFWNKYKFTFQKKAELIELQLKTKFAAKGISFDFLETRLNDADSGFDRAKMWTTISSPILFKGGQYLNGIARFTEEVIKLSNYQNS